Part of the Candidatus Zymogenus saltonus genome is shown below.
TAAAGATAGTCAAGAGGCGCAAGAAGAAATAGCGGATGGGGCGAGGGATATTAAAGATAATCGAAGTTTGAGGAGCTGAGCGTGAGCCATAAAATTACGGCGGGGGCGAAGGCGCCCGATTTCACCTTCGACTCCCCCTGGAAGAAGTCGCTGAAGTTTCACGACTCTCTTAAAAGCGGGAAGACGATACTCATCTTTCTTCGCTACATGGGATGCCCCATATGCCAGATGAAGATATCGGAGATAAGGAGGGATTGGGACGAGTTCAGGAAGAGAAATCTCAACGTCCTTGTAGTACTGCAGAGCGAGGCGGAAAACGTGATCTCGGTGAAGGGGAGCGATGAGAAGTTGAAAGAGGCGGTCATTCCCTTCACCATAGTCCTGGATCCGAAAGAGGAGATATTCAAGCTCTACGGCGTTCTCCCCGGGTCGATCTTAAGGTATATTACCCCGGGGACGATAAAAAAGGCGATGCAATCTAAAAAGCTTGGGTTCAAGCATGGGGTGAGCGAGGGGAAGGAGCTGCAGCTTCCCGCCGTTTTCATCGTGGACGACAAAAAAATGGTGCGATACGCCTATTACGGGAAAAACGTCTCCGACGTCCCGGAAAACGCGGTGCTTTTCAATATCGCCGAAAAGCCGTGATGGAGTAAGTGGGTAGGGGGGAGGTTGTTGCAGTTTATCGGCGGATTTACTAACGGGGGGAGGGGGTCGGCAGGTCTTGGATTTTGGGGATGAGGCTCACGGTTGGTGTCCGTTTCCGTTTATGGGCAAGGGGGAAGGAGGGGAAGGGGATTTTTATAATCGATCAGTGTATTTACTGAAGGGGGGAGAGGAAGAAAAAAAGGGGGGGGGTGCAACAAACAATTATCTTACCGTAAAAGGAAAGGGGGGGAAGGGATACTCTGAAGGTTCGGAAGACTTAATACTGTTTATCAAATTTGCCTTTGTGGTTCGAGTTTTAAATTGTATTTGTAATATTAGAGAGGATATGAAAATGGAGAAGATCGAAATTGTACACAAGCCTTCTCTCGGTTACCGGATTAAAAAGGCTATAGTCGCCGTTGCCCTGATCGCCTTCGGGACCACCTTCGAGAAAGTTTCCAAGAAGGACAAGGTGCTCATCGAGGAGTTGAAAGACTGGAAGGAGGGCCTTGTTTTTTCACTGGGGGTCTTGCCCGCGGGTCCGGCGATTACGATGAGGAAGGAAAAGGGGGCCGTGAAGTATCTCGGCAGGGGATACAAGGAGAATCCCTCGCTGAAGCTGCTGTTCAAAAACATGGACTCCGCCTTTCTGGCCTTTACTGGCCAGATGGGAAACCACACGGCGTTCGCCCAGCACAGGGTGCTCGTGCACGGAAGCCTTGTCGACGGGGTGATGGCAAACAGGGGAATGGGGATAGTGCAGTCGTTTCTCCTTCCCGGCATCGTGCTCAAGATGATATTCAAGAGGCCGCCGAAGATGACCTTCAGACAGCTGCTTATAAAGGCGAACGTATATATGATGGTGGGTGTCTGGATCGTCCTCAATATGTTTAAATAATCTATAGTCAGAAACCTTTTTTAAGGAGTGAAATAATGGTTCCCGAATATTACGAGTTTTTATGTCCCGTGAGGATAATCAGCGGGATGAAGGCGCTGGCGAACATCACCTTCGAGATGGAGCTTCTCGGCGCAAAGAAGGCGCTTATCGTGACCGATGAGGGCGTTTCCAAGGCCGGTCTGGTAAAGAACGTTCAGAAGGCCTTCGGCGGATCGAAGTGTGAGATTGGAGCCATCTATGACAAGACGCCCCCGGATTCGGGCACGGATGTCGTAAACGAGGTGGCAAAGCTCTTTAAGGACAAGAAGTGCGACTGTTTTATAGCCGTGGGCGGCGGAAGCTGCATAGACACGGCG
Proteins encoded:
- a CDS encoding redoxin domain-containing protein codes for the protein MSHKITAGAKAPDFTFDSPWKKSLKFHDSLKSGKTILIFLRYMGCPICQMKISEIRRDWDEFRKRNLNVLVVLQSEAENVISVKGSDEKLKEAVIPFTIVLDPKEEIFKLYGVLPGSILRYITPGTIKKAMQSKKLGFKHGVSEGKELQLPAVFIVDDKKMVRYAYYGKNVSDVPENAVLFNIAEKP